The following proteins are encoded in a genomic region of Leptospira ryugenii:
- a CDS encoding beta strand repeat-containing protein, translating into MKGFLRLLVCLFLFLNSCRTVRSLPFFFFADFSDPNGRLIVDTDSNLFTSESGRQTNLFVRLNRSPQGTVRVGPIQVSDSTEGQLLSETFLSFDSSNWESFQSVTLKGADDSLSDGNVTYQVSFGNWETEDNSFKNQALPVVSVVNTDDETSGIAVSPSTGLLTSESGTQSKLSYVLQTKPMRTVTITGFTSSNTNEATPQNISLTFSPDNWDVPQSIMVTGVDDSTIDGPQNYIISAGLSTSADPSYQGKSVPVAVGTNTDNDAAGFTVVSLNTNTITEAGASTSFLVVLNTIPTSNVNISSMVASPATEAVVSPSSLTFTPSNWNVAQAVTVSGLDDFEADGNRTVTVVVSTASSGDANYNGLAGPSFPSITNTDDDTRGILRTPSTGNTISENGGSQIFSIQLNSRPPAGTTVTISGISSSNPSLISVTPATLVFDASNWSTPQTVTASAINNQIDEDTRSVTVSFGSIDTSSGSRDPGYDSVAIPSSVSLSVTDEDTAGFTVTPVSGLVVDENAGPISTTFTVVLQSQPTANVSIPSIVSSNTSEITVSPSNLTFTTSNWNTPQTVTLTSVIDGTLDGNIAVNITLASATSADPKYSGLTPSSVSATNIDSGAPQVILQNISSALNLPEDGTSTITFEIKLAILPGANVTIGPIVSSDTTEAVILDSSGNPTTSRTLVFDTTTNNAAGFTGSNSSGSWNMAQTITIRSVADPFDDGDLPVDINIPVASGSFYAGLRPTTVISGYTPGTGNLRLHVIDNDTKGFSISSTTVSVTEGGANGTFTVALTAAPCNTPGNLANCTAGSITIPLSSETFTAPDFTQYTFSPSSLTFDQTNWSTAQTVTIVPVDDAVDEIATRSHTLVLGAVSASGTDFDGFDPSDVTIQISDNDNPTARVTFALRTGSQAFTAENGLRTTYQIQLASQPLTGNSVSVTVATSDSTEGSILISTSPDVLANSNVYTFTSANWNSPVDVVIVGQSDADTSNTAYNITVGSGSETGSTASWYTGFTGATGTTAALINYDVGSNPITVATPASMTMAENAAAFNVFVFLSQAPTSNVTIPVSRSTSFPCRLMTSPSNVDQFSISTTLITITPANWNQSGTHNRITVTPNNDPVNDGNISCPIQIGWDGASTYTASADAFFNGFDPTDPVLTLNDNDTAGVVSSNLTPSPLVTSESGASASFGLNLASQPTANVTVSLTSNPSSIVNFSSTSLTFTPANYTTVQTVTITGQNIGTSGDQSYTISPSTTTAEVSTGGTGARIYDGTLTIASLSATNRELLYDIIPCTTAVAMSACGTSANASGGLVSSPSLVTTEAGGAARFQIRLRARPSSTVSFTISSSNTNEGSISPTSISFTTANWNTYQEVIITGVDDSVVDGTIAYQINFSTLSGGGTGFNGSSLPSVSISNTDNDTASVIVSPTAGLVTTEAGGTAQFTIQLSSQPTASVTIPLTSSNLTEGTVSPSTLVFDGNCPGANCWSTAQTVTITGVDDAVPLSGNANYQIITGDIVSTDPNYGAITGTSIPDVSVTNQE; encoded by the coding sequence ATGAAAGGCTTCTTAAGACTCTTAGTTTGCCTTTTCCTTTTTTTAAATTCCTGCCGGACAGTTCGGAGTTTACCTTTCTTTTTCTTCGCAGATTTTAGCGATCCCAATGGTCGATTGATCGTTGATACAGATTCCAATTTATTTACCTCAGAATCAGGTAGGCAGACAAATCTTTTTGTCCGCCTCAATCGCTCTCCTCAAGGAACCGTGCGGGTCGGACCCATCCAAGTCTCAGATTCTACAGAAGGCCAGCTCCTTTCCGAAACCTTCCTCTCTTTCGATTCTTCGAACTGGGAGAGCTTTCAATCGGTAACCTTAAAAGGGGCCGATGATAGCCTAAGTGATGGAAATGTCACCTATCAAGTATCATTTGGTAATTGGGAAACAGAAGACAATAGTTTTAAAAACCAAGCACTACCTGTTGTTTCTGTCGTGAACACTGATGACGAAACTTCTGGAATTGCTGTCAGTCCTAGTACGGGTCTACTCACCTCAGAATCAGGAACCCAAAGTAAGCTAAGCTATGTCCTGCAAACAAAACCAATGAGGACAGTTACGATCACAGGATTTACATCATCCAATACCAATGAAGCAACTCCACAAAACATAAGTTTAACGTTTTCTCCCGACAACTGGGATGTTCCTCAATCGATCATGGTTACAGGAGTTGATGATTCCACCATTGATGGTCCGCAAAACTATATAATATCCGCTGGTCTAAGTACCTCCGCTGATCCTTCCTACCAAGGGAAGTCCGTCCCTGTTGCAGTGGGAACCAATACAGACAATGATGCGGCTGGTTTTACCGTTGTTAGTCTAAATACCAATACAATTACAGAAGCCGGAGCATCCACTTCTTTCTTAGTGGTTTTGAATACCATTCCTACGAGCAATGTAAATATTTCATCGATGGTGGCAAGCCCCGCCACGGAAGCGGTGGTCTCTCCTTCTTCCCTCACATTTACACCCTCAAATTGGAATGTAGCCCAAGCAGTCACTGTCTCTGGCCTCGATGATTTTGAAGCGGACGGAAATCGTACGGTGACTGTGGTTGTTTCTACGGCTAGTTCAGGCGATGCAAATTACAATGGTCTTGCGGGGCCGAGTTTCCCTTCCATTACTAACACTGATGATGACACTAGAGGTATTCTCCGTACGCCGAGTACGGGAAATACAATCTCGGAGAATGGAGGATCGCAGATTTTTTCCATCCAATTAAACTCTAGACCTCCCGCCGGGACAACAGTCACTATTTCTGGAATCTCCAGTTCAAATCCGAGTTTAATTTCCGTGACACCTGCCACTCTTGTGTTTGATGCAAGCAATTGGAGCACTCCGCAAACCGTAACAGCAAGTGCTATCAACAACCAGATTGATGAAGATACTCGCTCGGTAACTGTTTCTTTTGGAAGTATCGATACGAGCTCGGGGTCTCGGGATCCAGGCTATGATTCTGTGGCCATACCTTCCTCTGTAAGTTTATCGGTAACAGATGAGGACACAGCTGGGTTTACGGTCACACCGGTATCTGGTCTTGTTGTAGACGAAAACGCAGGTCCCATTAGCACAACCTTTACCGTTGTATTGCAGTCTCAACCCACCGCAAATGTTTCGATACCATCCATTGTATCATCAAACACCTCTGAGATAACGGTTTCTCCTTCAAACCTAACATTTACAACTTCAAATTGGAATACTCCCCAAACAGTAACCTTAACATCTGTTATTGATGGTACCTTGGACGGAAATATTGCAGTCAATATCACCTTAGCCTCTGCAACATCAGCAGACCCAAAGTATTCTGGTCTCACTCCGTCTTCTGTCAGTGCTACTAATATTGATAGTGGTGCACCACAGGTCATCTTGCAGAACATTTCTTCCGCATTGAACTTACCAGAAGATGGGACATCAACCATTACATTTGAAATTAAGTTAGCTATCCTTCCCGGTGCGAATGTTACGATCGGTCCCATTGTGAGCTCAGACACAACAGAGGCAGTGATCTTAGATAGCAGTGGAAATCCAACAACGTCAAGAACCTTGGTTTTTGATACGACGACCAATAATGCAGCTGGATTTACTGGGAGCAATTCAAGTGGAAGTTGGAATATGGCCCAAACCATCACCATACGTTCCGTAGCCGATCCATTTGATGACGGAGATTTACCAGTTGATATCAACATTCCTGTGGCATCAGGATCATTTTATGCCGGTTTACGTCCAACAACTGTTATATCAGGTTATACGCCTGGAACAGGAAATCTACGCTTGCATGTGATCGACAATGATACAAAAGGTTTTTCGATATCGAGCACAACTGTGTCTGTCACGGAAGGTGGTGCCAATGGAACCTTTACCGTTGCACTAACAGCAGCCCCTTGCAATACACCTGGCAATTTAGCAAATTGTACGGCAGGCTCCATTACAATACCATTGAGTTCCGAAACATTTACCGCGCCCGATTTTACACAATATACATTTTCACCGTCCAGCTTAACTTTTGACCAAACCAATTGGTCAACAGCCCAGACAGTGACGATTGTGCCTGTCGATGATGCAGTGGATGAGATTGCAACAAGGTCACATACCTTGGTATTGGGTGCTGTAAGTGCTTCCGGCACTGATTTTGATGGCTTCGACCCAAGTGATGTCACCATACAGATTTCCGATAATGACAATCCTACAGCAAGAGTTACCTTTGCTCTTAGAACGGGCTCACAGGCATTCACCGCCGAAAATGGCTTACGCACTACCTACCAAATTCAACTCGCATCACAACCATTAACTGGAAATTCTGTTTCAGTGACAGTCGCAACATCTGATAGCACTGAGGGAAGTATTTTGATATCCACCTCTCCCGATGTTTTAGCTAATTCGAATGTTTATACCTTTACAAGTGCAAACTGGAATAGTCCAGTCGATGTCGTGATTGTTGGCCAATCGGATGCCGATACTTCCAATACCGCCTACAACATCACGGTGGGTTCAGGATCTGAGACGGGAAGTACTGCCTCCTGGTATACGGGATTTACTGGGGCAACAGGAACTACAGCAGCTCTTATCAATTATGATGTTGGATCCAATCCCATTACGGTTGCGACGCCTGCAAGTATGACAATGGCGGAAAACGCGGCCGCCTTCAATGTTTTTGTGTTTTTATCTCAGGCACCTACGAGCAATGTCACAATCCCGGTGAGCCGAAGTACAAGCTTTCCCTGCAGGCTTATGACTAGCCCATCAAACGTAGATCAGTTCAGTATCAGTACGACTTTGATTACGATTACACCGGCTAACTGGAACCAATCTGGTACACACAATCGAATTACCGTCACACCAAATAACGACCCAGTAAACGATGGGAATATTTCCTGTCCGATCCAAATTGGTTGGGATGGAGCCTCAACCTACACAGCTTCAGCGGATGCATTTTTCAATGGCTTTGATCCAACAGATCCAGTCTTAACCTTAAATGACAATGATACAGCTGGTGTGGTCAGTTCCAACCTGACGCCAAGCCCGCTTGTTACCTCTGAATCAGGAGCGAGTGCGAGCTTCGGATTAAATTTAGCATCCCAACCGACAGCAAACGTGACAGTATCTCTAACTTCCAATCCTAGTAGCATCGTAAATTTTTCTTCTACAAGTTTGACTTTCACTCCTGCAAATTATACGACAGTACAAACTGTAACCATTACGGGACAAAATATCGGGACATCTGGTGACCAATCCTATACAATTTCTCCAAGCACAACGACAGCAGAAGTAAGTACGGGTGGAACAGGTGCTAGGATCTATGATGGCACTCTCACCATCGCCTCACTTTCTGCTACCAATCGAGAATTATTGTATGATATCATCCCCTGCACAACGGCAGTTGCTATGTCGGCATGCGGAACGAGCGCAAATGCAAGTGGTGGACTTGTGAGTTCACCCAGTCTCGTTACAACAGAAGCTGGAGGTGCAGCAAGATTTCAGATACGATTACGAGCAAGGCCAAGCTCCACTGTCAGCTTTACGATCAGCAGTTCCAATACAAATGAAGGCAGTATCTCACCTACTAGTATTAGTTTTACGACAGCCAATTGGAATACCTACCAAGAGGTGATCATAACAGGTGTGGATGATTCGGTTGTAGATGGAACGATTGCCTACCAAATTAACTTTTCTACCTTAAGTGGTGGTGGTACTGGATTTAACGGTAGTTCTTTACCTTCTGTTTCTATTAGCAATACAGATAATGACACTGCTTCCGTGATCGTAAGTCCAACCGCAGGTTTGGTCACAACCGAAGCAGGTGGAACAGCACAATTTACGATTCAATTGAGTAGCCAACCTACAGCATCGGTCACAATCCCCCTGACTTCCTCAAACTTGACAGAAGGAACCGTTTCGCCTAGTACACTTGTCTTTGATGGAAACTGTCCAGGGGCAAATTGTTGGAGTACAGCACAGACTGTCACGATCACTGGAGTTGATGATGCTGTGCCTCTGAGTGGCAATGCGAATTACCAAATCATCACAGGGGACATTGTGTCGACAGATCCAAACTATGGTGCGATCACTGGAACATCAATCCCTGATGTGTCCGTGACGAACCAAGAGTAG
- the pckA gene encoding phosphoenolpyruvate carboxykinase (ATP), which translates to MSVSTNLRGLAELGLKPSEVFHNLSYEEIYQHEINNKEGVVSDNGTMMVDTGIFTGRSPKDKYFVDEPSSTNNIWWGPVNTKVSEAIFNELYAEVVKFLDNKKLYVFDGHAGTNKDTRISLRVVTERAWQHHFCTNMFLRPNKQELENLLPEFTIINASGYKNAKYKEHGLNSEVFVIFHLAKKICIIGGTEYGGEMKKGIFSVMNYYLPLKNVLTMHCSANVGAKGDSALFFGLSGTGKTTLSTDPNRRLIGDDEHGWDDNGIFNIEGGCYAKTINLDPKTEPEIYAAIRRDALLENVVYDAATKKVDYSSAAKTENTRVSYPIYHIDNIQPDSKAGHPNTVIFLTYDAYGVLPAVSKLSIEQAMYHFLSGYTAKVAGTERGVKEPQATFSACFGQAFMTLHPTYYAKLLGEKMNKHKVNAYLINTGLVGGKYGVGKRMNLPATRQIINEILNGNIEKSEFEKHPIFQVSFPKSVEGVDAHILNPRNAWADKEDYDKTAKDLAKQFVENYKKYLTGSKEFDFSAHGPIA; encoded by the coding sequence ATGTCAGTATCTACCAATCTGCGTGGCCTTGCGGAACTAGGCCTAAAACCATCTGAAGTCTTCCATAACCTATCCTACGAGGAAATTTACCAGCACGAAATTAATAACAAAGAAGGTGTTGTATCTGATAACGGCACGATGATGGTTGATACCGGAATCTTTACAGGTCGTTCTCCTAAAGATAAGTATTTTGTGGATGAGCCTTCTTCTACCAATAACATTTGGTGGGGACCTGTGAACACAAAAGTGTCTGAGGCTATTTTCAACGAACTGTATGCGGAAGTCGTGAAATTTTTAGACAACAAAAAGCTCTACGTTTTTGACGGACACGCAGGTACAAACAAAGACACTCGGATTTCTCTCCGTGTCGTAACAGAGCGCGCTTGGCAACACCACTTCTGTACAAACATGTTCCTCAGGCCTAACAAACAAGAATTAGAGAACCTCTTACCAGAATTTACAATCATCAATGCTTCTGGTTACAAAAACGCAAAGTACAAAGAGCACGGTCTCAATTCTGAGGTGTTCGTGATCTTCCATCTCGCTAAGAAAATCTGTATCATCGGTGGAACAGAATATGGTGGAGAGATGAAGAAGGGAATTTTCTCTGTCATGAACTATTACCTTCCGCTTAAAAATGTGCTTACGATGCATTGTTCTGCAAATGTTGGCGCCAAGGGAGATTCCGCTCTTTTCTTTGGTTTGTCCGGAACTGGCAAGACCACTTTGTCAACAGACCCCAACCGACGACTCATTGGAGACGATGAGCATGGTTGGGATGACAATGGAATTTTCAACATTGAAGGTGGTTGCTACGCAAAGACCATCAATTTGGATCCAAAAACAGAACCCGAGATCTATGCAGCGATCCGTAGAGATGCCCTCCTAGAAAACGTAGTCTATGATGCAGCAACCAAAAAGGTGGACTATAGCTCTGCGGCAAAAACGGAGAATACACGTGTATCCTATCCTATTTACCACATCGACAATATCCAACCAGATTCAAAGGCTGGCCACCCAAACACAGTGATCTTCCTCACCTATGATGCCTATGGAGTGTTGCCTGCGGTTTCCAAACTGAGCATAGAACAAGCGATGTATCACTTCTTATCTGGGTACACTGCAAAAGTTGCTGGTACAGAAAGAGGTGTGAAAGAGCCGCAAGCTACTTTCTCCGCTTGTTTTGGACAAGCCTTTATGACTTTGCACCCGACCTATTACGCAAAGTTACTGGGTGAAAAAATGAACAAACACAAAGTGAACGCCTATCTCATCAATACGGGACTTGTTGGTGGAAAGTACGGAGTTGGCAAGAGGATGAACCTCCCGGCTACTCGCCAAATCATCAATGAGATTCTCAATGGAAACATTGAAAAGTCTGAATTCGAAAAGCACCCAATCTTCCAAGTGTCTTTCCCTAAGTCTGTGGAAGGCGTAGATGCTCATATCCTCAACCCACGAAATGCATGGGCGGATAAAGAAGACTACGATAAAACAGCAAAAGACCTAGCGAAACAATTTGTTGAAAACTATAAAAAGTATTTAACAGGTTCGAAAGAATTTGACTTCAGTGCTCACGGTCCTATCGCTTAA
- a CDS encoding TPM domain-containing protein, protein MISRFESMLKSHTVFLPYRHLPLSFRLFLFSLGLLLLIACEPQGTSASLDEAVTQIPNPQTLDRSWVSDPMNVLQNKDQINQVLQEEESRSGNEIAIVICQSIGDFVPKDFAVALFKHWGIGKKGKENGILVLHVLDQRRIEIETGYGLEGDLPDVKVKRIINTYSLPAFGNDEFSKGHLETALALVSALQHPEREVDKLLSSETPDIDYESDPTYQRSDYYDFGNKSYTSLSDKEKEILEKILQNTQDIPAYFLTDDEIRLSEERYQFQEEQRKANEIQWKYNFLKWYVFLAAIVFFIQKVFERLPFPNAKYYFILKVNPLLYLLLGAFPVFLLLFTIHYFFGESSIFPCIVVSVFLYVILHTIINPIRLRRLAIQLKEIRKTPRDCKKCGSTMSLLNEISDNEYLSSGQIAEEEIDSIDYDVWACNNCNSIQVLKFRNIDPSYIQKGISFPKIKVCPECKFETFLHKKSKILSKATTSSSGKVQVERQCKHCGFEKVETLTIPKIRKSGSGSGSGGGGGGGSSGGSFGGGSSGGGGSGGSY, encoded by the coding sequence ATGATCTCTCGTTTTGAATCAATGTTGAAAAGTCACACAGTATTTTTGCCATACCGACATTTGCCCTTGTCATTCCGGTTGTTCCTATTTTCCCTTGGACTGCTTCTATTGATTGCCTGTGAGCCCCAAGGAACATCTGCAAGTTTAGATGAGGCTGTCACCCAAATTCCCAACCCCCAAACCTTAGACCGTTCCTGGGTTTCTGATCCCATGAATGTTTTACAGAATAAAGACCAAATCAACCAGGTACTGCAAGAAGAAGAAAGCCGTTCTGGTAATGAAATTGCCATCGTAATTTGCCAGAGTATTGGAGACTTTGTCCCAAAGGACTTTGCTGTTGCTTTGTTCAAACATTGGGGCATAGGCAAAAAGGGAAAAGAAAATGGCATTTTGGTTCTACACGTACTCGACCAAAGGCGGATCGAAATTGAAACAGGCTACGGATTAGAAGGGGATCTACCAGATGTAAAGGTCAAACGGATCATCAATACATATTCACTTCCTGCCTTTGGCAATGATGAGTTTTCAAAGGGACATTTAGAGACTGCCCTTGCTCTTGTATCTGCCCTCCAACACCCTGAGAGAGAGGTGGACAAACTCCTCAGCTCCGAGACACCAGACATTGACTACGAATCCGATCCCACCTACCAGAGATCAGACTATTATGACTTTGGAAACAAATCCTATACATCCCTTTCCGACAAAGAAAAGGAAATATTGGAAAAGATTCTCCAAAACACCCAAGATATCCCCGCTTATTTTTTAACTGACGATGAGATCCGCCTTTCGGAAGAAAGATACCAGTTTCAGGAAGAACAAAGAAAAGCAAACGAGATCCAATGGAAATATAACTTTCTAAAATGGTATGTCTTCTTAGCGGCTATTGTATTTTTCATCCAAAAGGTTTTCGAACGATTGCCTTTCCCAAATGCAAAATACTATTTTATTCTAAAAGTAAACCCGTTGTTGTATCTTTTACTGGGTGCTTTTCCAGTTTTTTTACTTCTTTTCACCATACATTATTTTTTCGGTGAATCCTCTATCTTCCCATGCATTGTTGTCTCGGTTTTTCTTTATGTGATCCTCCACACGATTATCAACCCAATCCGTCTCCGTAGACTGGCCATTCAATTGAAAGAGATACGAAAGACGCCAAGAGATTGCAAAAAATGTGGCTCAACAATGTCTCTACTAAATGAAATATCTGACAATGAATATCTTTCAAGTGGTCAAATTGCTGAAGAAGAAATTGATTCGATTGATTACGATGTTTGGGCGTGTAACAACTGCAACTCGATTCAAGTATTAAAGTTTCGCAATATTGACCCTTCCTATATACAGAAAGGGATATCCTTTCCCAAAATAAAGGTCTGCCCAGAGTGTAAGTTTGAAACCTTTCTTCACAAAAAAAGTAAAATACTCAGCAAGGCCACGACATCATCCTCAGGAAAGGTCCAGGTTGAGAGACAATGCAAACACTGTGGCTTTGAAAAAGTAGAGACCTTAACCATTCCAAAGATCCGAAAGAGTGGTTCAGGAAGTGGTTCTGGTGGGGGTGGGGGTGGCGGCTCCTCTGGAGGCAGTTTTGGAGGAGGAAGTTCCGGCGGGGGTGGGTCTGGAGGAAGTTATTGA